The Zavarzinella sp. sequence CCGGACCTGAGAGATGCCATTTGCCGAAAATGCCCGTCTGATAGCCTGCTTGCTGTAAGGCGGCAGCCATTGTCAGATTCTCTTTCGCCAGTCCGGATTTATTTGGGATTGGAATCAGCCGCATTTGCTGTGCCGGCCCACGGTTAGTGCTGCCCACCGCAAAGACGTGGTGCCTGGGTGTGTATTGACCCGAAAGCAAACAGGCCCTGCTGGGAGCACAATTTCCAGCACAGGAATATGCATTGGAAAAAACCATTCCCTGCTTTGCCATGTTGTCGATGTGGGGAGTTTCGTGAAAATCAGACCCCTGATAACCAACATCTTTCCAGCCAAGGTCATCGGTAAAGATCAACACAATGTTCGGTGGTTTTGGTTTTTCACACCATGCTTGTGGGGGCAGAAACAGCCAAATGGCTAATAACGCTGCGAAAAATTTTGGCATCTGTTTACTTCCAACTTAGGTTGAATCGTTGGCAATAGTTTACAGGATTGGCGACAGCAGGCGGCAGGCATTTTCGGCCATTTTGCTGATGAGCGGCCTTTGGGCAAAGGTATCGGCCTGCAGGTGAATTGAAAGCTCACAATCTTTCAGGAACTGTTCACTGAGTGGGGCAATCAGATCCTGATGATGCAGAATTGCGGTTACTTCAAAATTCAGAAACATGCTGCGGTTATCAAAGTTAGCTGATCCCACAGAGGCCCATGAATCATCTACCAGCAGATATTTGGCATGAATAAAACCTGCCGTGTATTGATAGATCTGCACCCCCGCACTCAACAGCGTGGACCAGTAGTACCGTGAAGCCAGCAGCGGAACCCACTTGTCTGGTCGAAAGGGCAACACAATCCGCACATCTCGCCCCATGCGTGCAGCGATGATTAAGGCATCCATTAGTGCGGTATCTGGCACGAAATATGGCGTGACCAACCAGATACGGCTTTTGGCCTGCATCATCGCCGCCAGGTAAATTTCGCGGATGGCTTTAATTTCCTGATCGGGTCCAGACCAGGCAAGCTGCACTGCATGAGTGCCAGAATTGGTTGATTGAAAATACTTTTCTGCTTCCAGCCTTTCACCACAGGCAAAATCCCAGTCTTCGGCAAACAGTTCCTGCATTGAACGAACGCCAGGTCCGCGAACTTCGATCAAAGTATCTCGCCAGTTTCCGAAAAAAGACGATTCCCCGAGGTATTCAGTGCCGATATTAAACCCGCCCGTGAAGCCGATCTGCCCATCTACGACCAGAATCTTCCGGTGGTTACGCAAGTTGATCTGAAATCGTCGCCACAGTGGGTTGAGCAGGGTAAGAAAAGGCGAAACTTTTACACCTGACAGTTTTAAATCGCGGATCGTTTTACGCTGGAGTTTCCATGAGCCAATAGCATCGTATAAAAACCGAACTTCGACACCCGCTTTTGCTTTTTCGATTAACAAATCAACAAACTGGTTGCCCAGCCGATCGTTTCGAAAGATAAACATTTCCAGATGAATGTGGTGTTTTGCCGCTGAAATCGCCTCAATCATCGCTTCAAATGCTGTTTGGCCGTCATGATAAAGTGCAATGGAATTCCCTGCAATCAGTGGGGAGGCACCCACCTTTGCTGCCAGGCGAACGATCTCGGTGTTTTCCGGGTTTACGGCTTGACGACCTTTTCGTAAGGACCTGTAAGATAATGACTTGCGTCGTTTTTCTCCGATTGGTTTGGCAATTGTGTTCCTGCCAAAGAGATAAAAAATGAGAAACCCAAAAAATGGGATGAGTAATACCAGAAGGCACCAGGCAATGGTCGAAGTGGGTTCTCGCTTGCTGTTCAGTACACGCCAGATCGTAATGATATCGATCACCAGCACAACAAATGCAATCGTTCCAGTGAGTGTGGGGAGCGAAAAATTCATGAAACTACCCAGAAGTGAACCGTGTCGACAGTTGTATAATTATTTCATTATATAATCAATTGGTTTCGAAAAGTCGTTCTCTAGTGGTTTGCTTCATAGTCTCTGATTTTCAACAGTCGGCGGTCATGTCGACCACCTTCGAATTCTGTTTCAATCCAGATTTTTACCATCCGCTCTGCATCATCATTACCCAGGAAATCAGCGGAAAAGCAGAGAATGTTGGCATCATTGTGCCGACGACTCAACTCCGCTTCAATCTGGTCTCGACAGGTGACCGCACGCACGCCAGCAACTTTGTTGGCAGCGATGCACATTCCAAACCCCGTTCCACAGATTAATATTCCCCGGTCTGCGTCGCCACGTGCTACCGCCTCAGCGACTGGAATCGCATAATCCGGGTAGTCTGCAGGGTCTTCACCATTGAACGCACCCTGATCAACCACCTCGAGACCTAGCTTGCGAAGTAAATCGATCGTTTTTGCTTTAATTGCAAACCCACGATGATCACTTCCAACAACAATTTTCATACCGGGGAATACCTCCTCAACAAGAATTAATATGTAATTGTACAGTTTTTCTAAATTTTCTGTATCCCTGTGTTCACAAGTGACAGGGTTTTTGCAACGAAAATCAGATGAGGGGAAAAAGTTCCTCTTCTGGCCGAATTCTGCCCTATTTTCGTTGACCGGGCATACCGAGTCGTGTTATCAGTTGCTGTTTGATTCTGTAATTGGAATTTTTTCAAAAGATTCGGAGAGAAAACAACGTGGCTGGACCAACCCGCGGTAACCTCCCACCGGCGGAATCGATCAGCGAGAAAACTGTTCTTCGCAATCGACGCGTGGGCTTATGGTTGTTTGCACTTTATCTGCTGTTCTATGGTGCCTATGTCGTGATCAGCGCCTGGAAGCCGCAATGGATGGCAGGTGATGCATTTTCTGGTCTGAATTGGGCGGTTGTCAGTGGAATGGCTTTAATCTTTGGTGCGTTTCTGATCGCCCTGATATACAGTTTTATTTGCCGCAACCCCAGTGGAGGCAAATCGTGATCTACGAACCAACAACTACGGCGGTGCTGATTTTTATGGCATTTGTTGCCGTAACTTTGGGCTTAAGCTGGTATCTGGGCCGCAAATCGGGCAGCTCCGCGAACTATTATGCCGCAGGTGGGGGGGTGTCGTGGTTCGTGAACGGCATTGCCTTTGCTGGAGATTACCTCTCTGCTGCCTCTTTTTTAGGCATATGCGGGATGATTGCTTTCTATGGCTACGATGGCTTTCTGTATTCCATTGGCTATCTGGCAGGCTGGATTGTCGCACTGTTGGTCATTGCGGAACCACTTCGCCGTTTGGGACGCTACACGTTTGCCGATGCTCTGAACCACCAATTCCAATCCCGTGGGGTAAAACTGGTCGTCGCGATCAGTACTCTGGTGGTCAGCGTGTTCTATCTGATCCCACAAATGGTGGGTGCAGGAGTTCTGATTCGCCCACTGCTTGGATTCCCACACTGGGCTGGTGTGCTGATGGTGGGTGCGATAGTCATTTTCATCGTCGCAACTGCTGGTATGGCTTCCACCACCTATGTACAATTCTTTAAAGGTTCCATGTTGCTGGTGTTCAGCGGCATCCTTACGGTGATGATCTTGCAGCGTGGGCTGAAGGTCGATCAATCACCAAATGCCAGTCAATCGCAGTCCATTACCGTTCAACCAGACGGGAAACGGCTGGTCAATGGACTGCCGATTGGCACGGGACCGGGCGAAGCCACTTTAAGGCCAGTGGGCCATGTTCAGCGATTGCCTGATGGAAAAATGGAAACTGGTCCGCTGGGACCAGTCGAATACCTGGCGATATTGCGTGCGAGTGATATCGTTCTCTGGAAAGCGAATCAGCAACGTGCTGAAGATGGTTCGGTAACTACGACGTATCAAGCGAAAGTTACCCCGGGTGCCGACATTCTTCGACCGGGTAACAGCCCCACGTTTCAGGGTTTGCAACAGGATTCCTGGCTGGCAAAGATTAATTTTTACTCATTAATGCTGGCGTTGTTTTGTGGCACTGCTTCATTGCCCCACATTCTGATCAGGTATTACACGGTGAAAGACACCGCATCTGCCAGAAAAAGCACTGTTGTGGGCATCGCTGCTATTGGCTGCTTCTACGTGCTGACGCTCTTTATGGGTCTTGGGGCGATGACAGGTGGTTCTATTGATGTTACCAACAGCAATATGGCGGCCCCACTGCTGGCCCGTAGCTTTGGTGAATGGCCGTTTGCCATTATTTCTGCCGTTGCATTCACCACAGTGCTTGGAACAGTCAGTGGGTTGATCGTTGCCGCCAGTGGTGCAGTGGTGCACGATGTCTTTAATGGTTACTTAAAATGGAAAATGACTGATGCCGAGGAGGTTCGATTTGGACGAATAACCGCTGTGGCGGTGGGCTGCATCGCCATCGTTTTGGGGATTCTGTTTGAAAAGTTAAATGTGAATTTCCTTGTTGGTTGGGCGTTCAGTGTTGCTGCGTCAGCCAATTTGCCCGCGTTGATCATGTTATTGTTCTGGAAACGCACCACTCGTCAGGGGGTAATTGCTTCTGTCAGTTTGGGAATGTTGTTTTCACTTGGCTGGATTTTACTGAGCGGCGATACATTTAAATCGGTATACAACTTACCGGCAGATCTATCACCTATCCCGTTTAACCAGCCGGGGATTGTCACGATTCCGCTCAGCTTTCTGGTGCTGATCATCGTATCTTTGTTCACTCAACCAAAACCATCGTCTGGGGTGTAAAATCTTTATGGTAGATTTACCACCAATCATCCCGTTTGAACCGATTCTCAAACCCGCAATCTGGGGAGGGAACAGGTTGCAGAAATTTCTACAGGTTCCTCCCACGGATGACCTGATCGGTGAAGCATGGCTGTTGTCAGATACCGCGTCTGATCCCAGTGTGGTTTCTACAGGCCCGTTGGCTGGCAGAAATCTTCGGGACTTAATGGATTCCTGCAGGGATGAACTGATTGGGGTTTCCAAATCACAGCGGTTTCCTGTGCTGCTAAAGCTGATTGATGCCCGCACGGAACTATCAGTTCAAGTGCATCCGACGAACGAACTTGCAAAAAAACTGGAACCCACCAGTAGCAGTGTGGGCAAAACGGAAGCCTGGCGAATCATCGATTGTGCTGATGATTCAATAATTTATGCGGGTTTCAGCAAGCGATGTAGTTCGGAGGCCTTTCGGGTTGCCATTGATAGTAACACGGTGCTGGAATACCTGAATCAGAGCAGGCCCGAACCTGGTGGTTGCTATTTTCTGAAGGCGGGCACGATCCACGCCATCGGTAAGAACATTCTGCTATTTGAGATTCAGCAAACATCGGACATCACCTATCGGCTGTACGATTGGGGGCGGGTTGATCCGGTAACGAAACAACCTCGCACCCTGCATATCGACAAAGGACTGGAAGCGACTGATTTTTCCATTTTGCGGTGTGAACCGATCGAACCAACTTTGGCATTGAAAGGTCAGACCACCACCGCACGCCTAGTTGATTGTCCTTATTTTACATTCAACGAAATTGAGATCCAGGAGCCATTGTTCATTGGTAATCAAGGTGTTGCTCGTGCGATAGTCCCACTGCAGGGCAGTGTGGAAATTGTGGCGGGAAATACCAGCATTGTTGCAAAAAACGGTTACGCTTATCTGTTGCCTGCCCAGCACGGAATGGCATTACTGACACCGCGGGATGATGCCGTAATTATGGACTGCACCTGGAAATAACCTGTTGTTACGGCGCCCCATACAGACCAGCAATGGTTGCCTGCTGTTGTTGCTTTTCCATCCACTGTTGAATTTCAACAATTTCATTCTGAAGTCGCTGAATCAATTCACGCTCCTCACGCAGATTCTTCAATGCGTCACGTGGGATGGCCAGATACACTTTCAGCAGTTCCGCTTGTAAGCGAGTGCCCAACTCCTGTCGAAAATCTTCTTTTACTGCAGCCCAGCGTAAGGGCAACAGCAATGCAATGAGCAAGTGGAAGAAAATCAACACCACCAGGGTCAGCAGGAAGGGCAGGGCGATATCAAACACCGAACCGATTTCTGATTTCATGAAGTATCGCCACAACAGGACAATCAAGGCTGCAATAAACGTAATTTCCGGCAGGATGTTTGCTGCTGAAATCAATCCCATCTGTAATGCTTTCTTCCCATGTTTTGGCTCGGTCAGAGCCCGTTCAACTTCACGTAAGGATTCCACGATTGCCTGATCGTAAACTGTTTCCCAATCGTACCGCACAGCAGACTGGGTGGGGCCATTAATCAGTTGAATCGGCAGGCGATGACGATCTGCTTCCAATAATAACTTGTTAGCGAGGGCATTGGTGCGTTGGATCAAGACTCGGTCACTGGCAGTGCGGGTGCATTCGTGGGCAAACGCTGTCAGAGTCCAGTCCGCCTTCGTTTCTGTGGGGGACTCCATTTTCGGCACAATTGGCAGGCGGGTTTGCAAACGCGAGCCAACAAAGCGAATTTTAGTGGTCAATTTCGCATATGCTGCCATTAATCCACGGTAACGCTGCTGAATTTCCAGCCGGAAATGATGCTCAATTTCATTGGAATGCGGTTCCAGCGTGTTACACAGGATTTCAGCAAACTCATCGGCTTCTTTCTCCAGAATTGCTTTCCAGCCATTCTCTGTCAGCATGCCTTCCTGCATAAACTCGGGTGGGATGGCAGCTTGCAGTGATTGCTGCAACTGTTCCATCAGTTGATTCACCCCTTTTGCCTTGATCGCTTCAATTTCTACCCGGGTCAAACCCAGTTCCAGCCATTGCTGCAGTTCGGTAAATTGCTCTCCCTCCGGGATTTCTGGCTCCACTTTGTTGGTACGGGCATCCACCCATGCCTGTGCTACTACCCGAAATAATTTTGGATCTTGAAAACCCTCTTTCTGCAAATCGGCCAGTAAATCCAGATCAGGGCGGACCCCACTGGAAATCGCATGGGTACAGCGATCCCACTTGTTTAATACAAATGCAAATGCACGTCGTTTACGGTGCTGCTTGAACAATTCCCACCCGAGCTGATCGTGGTATTTTTCCTGCGAACCGACGTACAGCACGATATCGGCCACTGGCAGAAGAGCTAGTAGCTTTTCGCGATTTCCCAGGTCATTACTATCCAGGTCTGGCGTATCTACGATGACTTTCTGCGCCAGTTCGGTGCGGTCGTGGGGCACCAGCTTACAGTGTCGCAGTGGCTTCGCTAACTGTTCCGGTTTTACTGTCTCGTAATAATACACCACTGGATCTCGTGTGGTGGGCCGAGTAAACGATGCCTGAGCCACCGCATCGCCTGCCAGGGCATTCATCAGCGTGGATTTCCCCACACCAGTACCGCCCATCAGCATGATGATCAGCAAAGGTTTTTCCACTGCGAATTCTTCACCCTTGCGCGATAAATCTGCCAGCATACCGGTCATACTGGCCTGGGGAATCATCCCCATTGGCAACAGGTGGGGGCCTTGAAACCAGCCACGTAAATCCCGTTCCAGTCGATGCATCAGCGGCGACAACGTCCGTAAAATCGGTTCGGGTGGATTCAGATCGTTGGGGTCTTCACTCATGATTGCGAACGCTTGTCAATTAACTGGGAAAGTTGGAGGATCGATTCCGGGATTGTTTTCAGTGCATAATGAAGTTTTTCGTATGTGGATCCACCTGTCACTGGCCATTGAGAAAGCCATTCACTTAATGGGTGGCTGATGCCAGCCGTCATTAAATGAAGTTTATGATCGTGAAAAGCACGTCGTCGTGATTCAACCATCTGCCACACAAACAGTTCAATGATCTGATGAATTAATGACACAAATACCACGATATAAATGATGGTGGGCCAGTTGAACCCACCCAGCAAAAACGCGGCGACAATTGCCGCAACATCCAGCAGAAGAATCCCAGCCCGTATCCCAGCCAGCACGCGGGGCCGTTTTTCAAGCGATTGACACACTCTGCGCGCCGCATTTTCAATTTCTTCTGCTGAACTGAACTGATAATGTCGAAAAACAGCCTGAAACTGCTCGCGGGATTCTGCCGCGAAGCGATGCGAATAAGATTGGGCTACATGTCGCCAGATCGGGTGCTGGCCCGATTTGGCAATTGCCGTTGCTTTCAATTCATCCAGCCAGCCATTCCAGGCATTTTCAATCACACGCGTTTCGGTGCCCATGGGCGAGGCGGGGCGGGCAATGATTTTCCCAATCAATTTTCGTAGCTGCAAGTAGGGCCAGCGCAAGAGCCCCAGCGTAAATGACAAACCTTTTCCAGCACCTGGAAGTTCCAGCAATTGCAGAAGTTGTTCCTTGGCATCATCAAATCGTTGAAACTGGGCGTTGTTCAAAAACTCTAGTTGATACGCTTCTTCATATTTCAGTTTGCAAGTATACACCGCACTCCGCCATTCTTCGATTGCCGACAGGTCGCTTTTGGCCATTTCTGCAAGACTATTGCCAAGAGTCTGCAGGTAGTGCATCCCTTGCAAAACAGATCGTTTGCGGGCGATTTCACCATTCAGGCTTACCTGCACCTCATTCAACAGTGGGATGCGATATTCCGAAGCCAGACTGGGGTTTTCTAAATGTTCCTTGGGTAAAAAAGGAATTGCCAACACAGGAATGGTTCCTGCATGCTCACTCGAATTCGCCCGGCGCTGCAGTACTTCCTGGCGAAAATGTTCCCGAAGAGTATCCACCTGGTTCGGACGCATTTTAGTCAGCACGACCAGTACCTGTTTTCCAGCAGCCAGCATTTGCCCCAGAAAATCTGTGGGTACTTCATCGTTATACCGTTCATCAGATGCAACGAAGATCACCAGATCTGCCAGTGCGGTTACTTCGTACAAGCGTAAGAGATAACCCCCTGCTGCTGATGTGGTCATATCCGGACAGTCCCAGACCACAAAATCGGTCATCCCTGTATCCATGGTACTCGTCTGCCGAATCTGGTAAACATCTTCGTCCAGATTCGCGGGTGCTACGGTATCCAGTTTTCGCAGTGGTCCCAGAAAGCCCAAATGCCCAGCCCACGTGGAAGGGCCTTGTTGTCCGATATAACCAATCGGGTGCCTGGTATAGCCAGCCTGGGGATTGGCTTCAGCAATCATGCCGCCCAGCAAAAAATTTACGACAGTACTTTTACCGGTGCCCGCACCACCAACCACAGCGATATGGAGTGGGAGGGCACCCTGACCATCAATCCATGGGCCAATGACATTGCGTACCAGTGCCGCACCAAATCGTAGCCGCAGCACTTTGGGTGGTGCCTGTTCGGAATCGCGCCAATGATCTTCCAGCCAGCTGAATTGGTCTGCTAGCTGGCTGATGACAATCCGGTGATCGACGCCTTCCATCAGTTACCCCCTTTCTCGGCACATACAACTTTACCACACGATTCAGGATCGAAATGCTGGCAGATATCGCGGTGCCGCAGGTCGATCCAGTCGAAACATATCTACCTCCAGCCGTGGAGTGGTTCCAATGATCAGGTCTTCAACAACTTCCGCAGTCGCAATAGACAGTTGAATGCCAGCTCGGAAATGACCTGTGGCAAGTATCAGATTATCCCATGCATTTGATTTGCCGATGTAAGGCAGACCGTCTGCGGTGCCAGGCCGCAATCCAGCCCAGGTGCGGACAACGGGATAGTGTTGCAACGCTGGCACAACAGCACAGGCGAACTCTTTCAAAACCTCTGTGCCATGTTCTGTGGGCAGTTTATCATACTCTGCTTCTGGTTCTTCTGTCGATCCTGCCAGAATCAAACCATCCCCACGTGGGACCAGATACGACCGATCCAATTCAATCACGTGCTTCAAGGTATTGGGTTCTGCTTTAAACTGCACCAGTTGGCCTTTCACAGGATAAAGGCTCATCGCTGGCACCCCTGGAGGTAACAGCCGATTACTCCATGCACCTGCACACAATACAAAGTTCTTTGCAGTCAGGTGCGTCCCACGTTCATCAATGGCGGCACACAGGTGCTGCTTTTTGCCATGCCAGCCAACAATCTCATTTTCGGGTAGAATTATCACACCTTGTCGGCGACAACCTTCCTCTAACGCTTTCAAGTGCCAGGGATTACGCACCTGGGACAGTGTTGGCAGTGCAACAGCAACATGATGCTGTGGAATGCGCAGACCAGGTTCGCAGGATTGAATGTCAGGATCAGAAATCTCCTGACATTCAATCCCTTCCGCTACCCAATGGGACATTGTTTCAGCAATCTCATCGTGGTGGAGCAAAACAAGCCCACCACATTTCCTGAAGCCGCTGGAAAGATTTGTTCGTTCCTGTAGCTGGGCACAAAATTCGGCAAATCGACTGGTGCTGAGTGCACGCAATTGTTCATAACCTGTTGAAGCGAACTGTGGATTCCCAGGTGGGACGATCCCTGCACCAGCCCAGGATGCTTCTTTACCGGGGGATCGCCGATCAACCAGCGTTACTGTAAGTCCTTTGCTGGCAAGGTGATAGGCGCATGTCAGGCCAATAACTCCCCCACCGACAATCAGAACATCCGAAATTTTGTCCATGCATTACGTTATATCAATGAAACATCGCTACAAAACCTCCCACAGATGCAAAATCAAAGTGCAGTTCGGAACCAAAATATTCCACCGCTGATTAGTAGACGCTTGAACATGTAATTTTGTTCCCCAAAAATTCCCGATTATAGAATTTTTTTCATATTTTTGTTCTTTCAAAATAGTGAACTTCTGCGGGTGGTAACAAAGAATCACGCACCGGCACCTGAAAAGCCGATAATCGCTGATGATTGATTGCAGAGTGGCGTAGACATATGAATTTCAATATTCGTTTGGGTGTTATATCTTTTGCATTGTTCTGCTTTTGTGCTGACGTTCATCAGATTGTAGCTCAGCAGAAAAAAGTTCCTTTTGCAGTCGATAGGGTGGTCCAGGCCCAGGCAATCGTCGTTGACAAAAACAAAGAAGAAAATTTGCGTAAAGACTTACCTGTAAATAACTTCCGTGCATTAGGGCTGGATGATCTTATTTCGCGTTCCCTGGCCACGCACCCACGATTAGGGAAGGCAGGGTTTGTTGTAGAGCAAGCAAAAGGCTACCACTATCAGGCGGGGTTGTACCCCAATCCTGTGTTAAACCTGGTTGGGGATGAGCTGGGAGATGTTCAGGGCCCAGTTGGCATTCTCACCATCCCTGGAATCAGCCAGGAAATCGTCACAGCATCAAAACTTTCCCTCGGTCAGGCGGTGGCTGCCAAAGAAGTCGATGGTGCCAATTTGCGTCTGCTGGAAGAACGATACGAATTAATCGGCAGCATCCGAGCCCAGTATATCGCTGTGATCTGCTTACAAAGGAGAGCCCAGGTCTATGCTGATCTGGTTCAACTGACCGAAACCGCCACAAAGAACTCGCAGGCACTTTTTGAAAATAATCTTCTGCCCAAACTGGCGTTGTTAAGGCAGGAAGTGGCCCTGGAACGGATCCGAGCAGAAGAGCTGGCAATTTCAGCACAACTGGTGGCCGCTTTTCAGGCACTTGCCGCAGTCGCTGGCGATCTGCAGCTTCCCCCACAATTATTGGGCAGTTTACTTGATCAGCCTGTGCCCGTTTACGATGCTGACCAACTCCGGTCCGTGGTGCTGCAAATTCACCCCAGAGTCCGCCGATTTCAGGTGGAAATTGAACAGCGAACCGCCCAGCTCGCCAAAGCGAACGCCGATGTGATCCCAAATGTGACTGTTTCCACTGGATACGTATATCAGGGGCAGAATAAATCCCACGACTGGACGCTGGGAGTATCAGTACCCATTCCCAGTTGGAATCGCAACGAGGGAAATATTTTCGCCGCACGAATGGGAATTCATATTGCTCAGAAACAACTGGAAGTGGTGCAGTTGGAGCTGGCGGAAGGTGTAGCAAAAACTTACCAGGATTACGCTGCGGGGTTAGCAAAGGTAAAGCAGTATCAGGAAAAAATACTCCCTCGGATTGAGGATTTGTACCAGCAATCATTGAAAGCCTTTCAACAGGGGCAGTTGCCTTTCAACGATATTACTCTGGTGCAGCAGAACCTGGTCAACACAAGACTGGAATTTCTCCAGGAACAGGAGCGTGCCTGGCAGGCAGCAGCTAGATTGTCTGCGTTGTTAATGGAAGATCAATGGCCGCCAGCGAGGCAAAAGTGAAAAAGAATGAGAAAAACTCATTTTTGCAGTGGATTTTAAAAACCGGAAGCGGGCACCACCGTAAGAACCATAGATTTGCCACCACGTAAGATTTCAACCACTGCTTTCTGTTTGGGTTTAACAAAAGATGCAGCAATCAGGGTGTCATCGACAGTATCGGTCCACCGACCACCAATTGTGAGAAGTTTATCACCTTTTTTCAATCCCGCTTTAGCTGCGGGACTTTCTGGGAAAACATTGGAAACAATCACGCCATTGGCTTCATCATCGTCATCGTTCTGAATGTCGAAACCCAGCAGGGCGCCAGCACCCACAATTTTCGGTTCCTGTTTCCCAGACATCGACGACATCATACGGTTCATCATAGCCTGCATTACATCTTCACTTTTGTAACCGTTGGGCACAAAAGTCAGTTCTTTTTTGGCATAATCTACCGACATGCGGAACTGGCTGAAGAACGGGAAGCCCACAATTCCTTCGATGGAACCATATTTTTCCTTGTATTCTTCGGAAAACAGTTTCACTGTGGGGTGATCCATGATCTGAGCGGATGTGTTTTCTGCAACCAGACTTCCCACCTGGAACTTGGCAATTTGTGCGTTCCCCATCATCCCAAACAGAGGGATAAGTGGTTTATCTTTGGCTTTTGCAAGCAAGCCCGCATCTTTCGCAATGCGGGGGCTGATCAAAGAAGTGGGGGCACCCGTATCAAAAATCAGATTGTAAGGGCCATTTCCATCCAGTTTCACTTTGACGATGAAGTGGCCGGAAGAAACAAGTTCAAATGGAACCACCACCGCTTCAGCGGGTTTCACCAGCGGTTTGGTATCCGCGTGTAAAGCTAAACTCAAAAAGAGTAAGGTAAGGATTGTTTTCATGATTAGATCCCCTTTCCAAGTGTCATTTCGAGTTTGGTTTCTTTCCCACCCCGTAACACAGTCAGTGCAACAATACTGTCAGAACCAAGTTTGCTGAAGGAATCCAGTAATTTTTCAATCGTTGCAGCTTCGATTTTGCCTTTCGAAACGATCAAGTCCCCTACTTGTAAACCGGATTTGGCAGCAGGACTGTTGGCCAGAATCTGTTTCACAATCACACCTTCTTTCGTAATACCTAATTCTGCACCCACGAAGCCACGCTGGTTGACGGCATAATTTGGTTTGATTCCACTGAATGCCGCCAGGAACTTCATCATTGTGCCCATCATTTCCAGGCTGGACTGACCCGAATCTTTTTCTTTCCCAGTGATCCGCTTGGGTTCAGGCAGTTCAATATCAACAGGTGTCCATAACAACTTGTCTTCATTAAAATCGTAAACAATCCGATAACGAGACAAAATGTTGTATCCAATGACGCCATGCAGTTCGCAGCCCGCCAACCCCATC is a genomic window containing:
- the cls gene encoding cardiolipin synthase, whose protein sequence is MNFSLPTLTGTIAFVVLVIDIITIWRVLNSKREPTSTIAWCLLVLLIPFFGFLIFYLFGRNTIAKPIGEKRRKSLSYRSLRKGRQAVNPENTEIVRLAAKVGASPLIAGNSIALYHDGQTAFEAMIEAISAAKHHIHLEMFIFRNDRLGNQFVDLLIEKAKAGVEVRFLYDAIGSWKLQRKTIRDLKLSGVKVSPFLTLLNPLWRRFQINLRNHRKILVVDGQIGFTGGFNIGTEYLGESSFFGNWRDTLIEVRGPGVRSMQELFAEDWDFACGERLEAEKYFQSTNSGTHAVQLAWSGPDQEIKAIREIYLAAMMQAKSRIWLVTPYFVPDTALMDALIIAARMGRDVRIVLPFRPDKWVPLLASRYYWSTLLSAGVQIYQYTAGFIHAKYLLVDDSWASVGSANFDNRSMFLNFEVTAILHHQDLIAPLSEQFLKDCELSIHLQADTFAQRPLISKMAENACRLLSPIL
- the rpiB gene encoding ribose 5-phosphate isomerase B; translated protein: MKIVVGSDHRGFAIKAKTIDLLRKLGLEVVDQGAFNGEDPADYPDYAIPVAEAVARGDADRGILICGTGFGMCIAANKVAGVRAVTCRDQIEAELSRRHNDANILCFSADFLGNDDAERMVKIWIETEFEGGRHDRRLLKIRDYEANH
- a CDS encoding DUF485 domain-containing protein codes for the protein MAGPTRGNLPPAESISEKTVLRNRRVGLWLFALYLLFYGAYVVISAWKPQWMAGDAFSGLNWAVVSGMALIFGAFLIALIYSFICRNPSGGKS
- a CDS encoding cation acetate symporter, which gives rise to MIYEPTTTAVLIFMAFVAVTLGLSWYLGRKSGSSANYYAAGGGVSWFVNGIAFAGDYLSAASFLGICGMIAFYGYDGFLYSIGYLAGWIVALLVIAEPLRRLGRYTFADALNHQFQSRGVKLVVAISTLVVSVFYLIPQMVGAGVLIRPLLGFPHWAGVLMVGAIVIFIVATAGMASTTYVQFFKGSMLLVFSGILTVMILQRGLKVDQSPNASQSQSITVQPDGKRLVNGLPIGTGPGEATLRPVGHVQRLPDGKMETGPLGPVEYLAILRASDIVLWKANQQRAEDGSVTTTYQAKVTPGADILRPGNSPTFQGLQQDSWLAKINFYSLMLALFCGTASLPHILIRYYTVKDTASARKSTVVGIAAIGCFYVLTLFMGLGAMTGGSIDVTNSNMAAPLLARSFGEWPFAIISAVAFTTVLGTVSGLIVAASGAVVHDVFNGYLKWKMTDAEEVRFGRITAVAVGCIAIVLGILFEKLNVNFLVGWAFSVAASANLPALIMLLFWKRTTRQGVIASVSLGMLFSLGWILLSGDTFKSVYNLPADLSPIPFNQPGIVTIPLSFLVLIIVSLFTQPKPSSGV
- a CDS encoding type I phosphomannose isomerase catalytic subunit, with amino-acid sequence MVDLPPIIPFEPILKPAIWGGNRLQKFLQVPPTDDLIGEAWLLSDTASDPSVVSTGPLAGRNLRDLMDSCRDELIGVSKSQRFPVLLKLIDARTELSVQVHPTNELAKKLEPTSSSVGKTEAWRIIDCADDSIIYAGFSKRCSSEAFRVAIDSNTVLEYLNQSRPEPGGCYFLKAGTIHAIGKNILLFEIQQTSDITYRLYDWGRVDPVTKQPRTLHIDKGLEATDFSILRCEPIEPTLALKGQTTTARLVDCPYFTFNEIEIQEPLFIGNQGVARAIVPLQGSVEIVAGNTSIVAKNGYAYLLPAQHGMALLTPRDDAVIMDCTWK
- a CDS encoding GTPase domain-containing protein, giving the protein MSEDPNDLNPPEPILRTLSPLMHRLERDLRGWFQGPHLLPMGMIPQASMTGMLADLSRKGEEFAVEKPLLIIMLMGGTGVGKSTLMNALAGDAVAQASFTRPTTRDPVVYYYETVKPEQLAKPLRHCKLVPHDRTELAQKVIVDTPDLDSNDLGNREKLLALLPVADIVLYVGSQEKYHDQLGWELFKQHRKRRAFAFVLNKWDRCTHAISSGVRPDLDLLADLQKEGFQDPKLFRVVAQAWVDARTNKVEPEIPEGEQFTELQQWLELGLTRVEIEAIKAKGVNQLMEQLQQSLQAAIPPEFMQEGMLTENGWKAILEKEADEFAEILCNTLEPHSNEIEHHFRLEIQQRYRGLMAAYAKLTTKIRFVGSRLQTRLPIVPKMESPTETKADWTLTAFAHECTRTASDRVLIQRTNALANKLLLEADRHRLPIQLINGPTQSAVRYDWETVYDQAIVESLREVERALTEPKHGKKALQMGLISAANILPEITFIAALIVLLWRYFMKSEIGSVFDIALPFLLTLVVLIFFHLLIALLLPLRWAAVKEDFRQELGTRLQAELLKVYLAIPRDALKNLREERELIQRLQNEIVEIQQWMEKQQQQATIAGLYGAP